From a region of the Vanrija pseudolonga chromosome 2, complete sequence genome:
- the kinX gene encoding uncharacterized protein produces the protein MPNQLIIDNKPESTIEHTAPVSALPVEGGDAVKAPVTAAAPADEVASQTPSSITASPTPSLTKIPEWHGLRGYGRRRRSRYSEATSEGDSEDSTANDDEAIHWRKGTEFHAGEVVWHKGRAYRAKQSHTGSHDITVKNRDYWQRLHFSTYTTTHFKFAEAPEDVEEPEDDLVRWTRGTPYPQGAVVFYHGSPYVNLQDHVATNFADQTDLWERKVEEAPVVTEAPITTEPEVVAEPETSPAVVAEPAEVVAEPQTAAEAAVVEAPVATPEPVVAAPAEVTPIEVAPVAEAPVVEATTVVETAPLIETAPVVEVAPVEVAPVVTPAEVAPAEVAPAEVAPAEVAPAEVAPAEVAPVEVVPVVEAKVEAAPVEIAAVEAAPVEAALVEAAPVATSPVEVVPVEAAPVEVLPVEETKAVVPEVVAAVPEPVAEAIAPTETVVEAEVIPQVEVAPQGEVPVTIVDKDPLIIRGLVVVPAGTAVEEIVPAVAPVEEAAPRAEEVVVEATPAAVEATVAAEAVEVVAAAEEVAPKVEAVAPAETVVEASPAPVEAAPATVEATPATVEAAPAPVEATPAAVEATPAPVEATPAAVEAVPAVEEVAPKTETVAPVEVIIKPEVVPEAEAPVVATITEPVEVIGLEVAPADAVVEEITPAAATAKEVVEVEPVVAVATPAPVEIVEAAPAVEEVAKIAATPAPAEVVVAETIVEAAPIAPVTPVAAVVEAPAPAVVETAAPAVVETAPAVEAPAIVDAPAVVETPAVETPAVVEAPTVVEKVEKVEAVEAPAAVVDTHAVAETPAAVVETPVAVEKAVVVEAPAAAVEAPIVTEVAPAVVETPAAVVVETPIAVETAVVVEAPAPVADTPVEVPAAVESPIVAETVEVVEVPVAVEVPVTIEAPVAVEAPVAVEAPVAVEAPVAVEAPVVVEAPVVVEAPAVVETAIAAEASPTVVDAPAAIETPAVVEAPAHIVEAAVVAETPAAVETPAVVDPVIAVETPVAPAVEVDVAPKAETEVVPEVIKAGITPAPAAVQEPAVVEAVEVAPVAPVVEASVEAVETPVVAEIAVVAPVEVAAVEPPPVEATPVVEEAPAAEVEAVKIVESVTPVVEAAQVPEVSAPAAEAVAVEAPVEAEVAPVVQAEVVADKVVVEAPAEVVAAPVPVETEVAVAVEAPAAVEAPVVVETPAVVETPAATPAVVEEAKTVAPEGPAPVKEEAAPVAPAAPVVAEPEAIKIEAPAPTETTVVVQEVAAEEAAPAPVEVPAAATETIEAEVKALPVPVEAVAVPVEVVTAPVETVKTEVEVAPAPVETVAIPVDTVAAPAEPVVAKDLPKVEAEAEAVVAPVEPQVVPEVAPVAPAEVAPVAEVEAAKAAPTETTSAATVEEMVVPVEEVAVPVEEAATPVETVEVPAVLDVEPVAIVEVQPTVVNETPAPAAEVVTAVVKAVVADAAPVVEAAPVVEAIVVAEPAKVEVVEITPVVAAPVEVVPIEVSPAVVPAVEAAPIVEATPVVEVTPIIEASPVVETVPVVETAPVVEVVAEAVSVTEAVPVVDTVEVKAPVEETKVETIAEVSPAQEEATKEAPVVVAEPIAEQVIASTAEVVAPVPAAVEVAPIEAEPVTAAPIEVVAVVADAEPIPEAVTEVPVAVEVSAPVAVVEVEPTPVAIEAVAAVEVTVEAPAVPEVVEAAKPVAEVEVAIAEPVAPVVEVATPAVETTTPVETPAAVAEAAAPVEAVVAPVAEAATPAPAPVAEVIAPVVEAVAPVVETAAPVEAPAPTVEAPAKAAVVSTESVVEAAPAPVPEAVVAAPEPVAEVKSEAPVAETQTPVEVVAEVVEEVKAVTEVEKPAKVPAPAPATEAVVESTPAPKEVEVEKPVIADAVPAVEAPKAVEVETTPIVETAPAVLEKAVVAPAVVEATPVAEVAVVEEVAPTVEEVAPAPASEEAALVTEKVVKVEEPKQEAAAQEIVEVKVETPATPVAEAVIAETPIDVEVARAAESIVEVQQPVVEGPVAEVEPVIDTAPAAEVVIVATPVLEAVPEPVAVVEATPIAEPTPVAETAAPVVEAAVPVVEVAAPVVEAAPVVEVAPVAEVAPVVEVAPSVETAEVAATVAEAVAATPVAAPVESTPASVEATPAPVVEAEVQPAPVAVQEPVVEVVAVPVQPEIATSTVVEEAKPEIAPAGVIDEPKVEAIAEPVVAAPAEPAATAAGPVVAASEPAVTVAEPVAALAEPVTAPAEPVATVAEPVATVAEVVVPAAEPEVPVLETKEVPVVEAVTPEANVEAEVTPAPTAEPVAPVVEAAPVAVVAPVQAAPVVEAAPAVETVPVVDAPVVPAPAVTETPGVEVATTAVEVATPAVEVATPAAEVATPAAEIAVPATVEEVKPVAETVPVVAEAETAVVAEVIAETPAAAPVQEVAAVEEVAAAPAQVEQAPIEEVTIATTEPVVEAPKEVAEEIKEEVNEVVKEEIKEEVKEEIKDEVKPEVPAVVEEAVTAPAAEVEDVTPAPVVETVQTVAEVVVEAPAAVETVAVPEPVAELVVVAAPVDTKEEVVEVTPKEVTPKAVATEEIAAPAPAVVAEEKVAEAVAVVEEPVVKAEPASAPAAVEAEVVPVAAVAEVVAVAPAVVEAITVTEAPVAVETPAVVEAEVIAPAPVVVEKEVITEAPAVVEAEVIAPVPVKEAEVATPAPAMVEAEVAPVEPPVVVEASVVVDTEPVAVEEPVVATPAPVAEVATVAEAVAVPEVVEEATVAETVEDLPVQEVPQEVAVDEPVANIVQESLIADDKEVEEPQQISTIAEVEVEEITTPVETVSEVIAPVEEVKTVKASAPVVAEVVEVKEVVAEAAPVVEATPVVEAAPATEVAPVVEAAPAQDTAPVAESAAADVVAPVEAATVPEPVVEQVKEVVAEATAPVAEIKEPENTTQTPPNTAIPEFIKAEAAAEQIQAAAAAPVAAEVKEVVEEAVAPAAAPTEVVQETVKEAAPKVTAPVVVAEVVEEPVVKAVVVEAPAPVAETMVEMTVVEIVPVAVEAAAPVAVEVAAPVVIAAAVEAVVEAPVEPIAEPVVEQVKEAVPEAVAAPEPTTPEPVVEQPIVEKAPVKEIPVEVAAVEVAPVEVAPVEVTPIEPIVQEPVVQEAAPVKVEEVAPVKEEVAPAKVEEVPAKVEEVPVKVEAPVAVAEQPVAEAPVVVAEVVVPAVVDTPAAKEVVPEVAATEPAAVVIEEPVDNVVEEIAATIMVDEPVVKVEEAQPAPEVVTKEVVAEEPVKVAPSEEAVVVAAVQEAVVAEAAQEPVAAQEPVGAQEPVKVVAEEPIKVVAEEAVKVAVVEEPVAAVEEPVAVAAVVEPVAVAEPVKEVVVDEPVKVEEPVVSSTTEEPAVVVPVVVAAEEPAKEVAVKETVVEEPIVKAAVEEPVIPATEPVVVAAVPEPVEEVNVAVPEPVVEAVQEPVAAPVAEAPEVPEPVVEVAAPIVEKAAEPIVKVVEEVAPVAVESAVAPVVQAIPEPVAAPVIEPVAAPVVEAVAEPVVEPAVTPAVEPVVATEAPKEVAAKEVPKTAEADVTVESAIAQAIEESHAPATDAPAPPVPQAEEVAVAAEVVPEPQVVAPAPAPAVQEAEEPTVEEVVPVEEPKADAPVTQDVNITAEEAAVFTATLSEVAPEAEATEPASEGDAPKVGNNGKVKHDKKKSEASRPGTCRIL, from the exons ATGCCTAACCAGCTCATCATCGACAACAAGCCCGAGTCCACTATCGAGCACACTGCCCCCGTCTCCGCCCTCCCCGTCGAGGGCGGAGACGCCGTCAAGGCCCCCGtcactgccgctgccccggCTGACGAGGTCGCCTCGCAGACCCCTTCTTCCATCaccgcctcccccacccctTCTCTCACCAAGATTCCCGAGTGGCACGGACTCCGTGGCtatggccgccgccgtcgcagccGCTACTCGGAGGCTACCTCGGAGGGCGACTCGGAGGACTCGACCGccaatgacgacgaggccatccACTGGCGCAAGGGAACCGAGTtccacgccggcgaggtcgtctgGCACAAGGGCCGCGCCTACCGTGCCAAGCAGTCGCACACTGGCTCGCACGACATT ACCGTCAAGAACCGTGACTACTGGCAGCGCCTCCACTTTAGCACTTACACCACTACTCACTTCAAGTTTGCTGAGGCTCCCGAGGACGTggaggagcccgaggacgacctcgtccgCTGGACCCGCGGCACCCCGTACCCCCagggcgccgtcgtcttctACCACGGCAGCCCGTACGTGAACCTCCAGGACCACGTTGCCACCAACTTTGCCGACCAAACCGACCTCTGGGAGCGCAAGGTTGAGGAGGCCCCAGTCGTTACCGAGGCCCCGATCACCACCGAGCCTGAGGTGGTCGCCGAGCCTGAGACCTCTCCCGCTGTCGTTGCGGAGCCCGCTGAGGTTGTTGCTGAGCCCCAGactgctgccgaggccgcggttGTTGAGGCTCCGGTCGCTACCCCTGAGCCTGTCGTTGCGGCCCCGGCCGAGGTCACTCCGATCGAGGTCGCCCCTGTTGCTGAGGCCCCAGTCGTCGAGGCCACGACCGTCGTTGAGACCGCTCCCCTGATCGAGACCGCTCCtgtggtcgaggtcgcccctGTTGAGGTCGCCCCTGTTgtcacccccgccgaggtcgcccccgccgaggtcgcccccgccgaggtcgcccccgccgaggtcgcccccgccgaggtcgcccccgccgaggtcgcccccgtcgaggtcgtgccTGTTGTGGAGGCTAAGGTCGAGGCCGCTCCGGTCGAGATTGCTGCCGTTGAGGCCGCTCCTGTCGAGGCCGCTCTTGTCGAGGCCGCTCCTGTCGCGACCTCTCCTGTCGAGGTCGTTCCTGTCGAGGCCGCCCCCGTCGAGGTGCTGCCCGTTGAGGAGACCAAGGCCGTGGTccccgaggtcgtcgcggccgtccccgagcccgtcgccgaggcgatcgcCCCCACTGAGactgtcgtcgaggctgaGGTCATTCcccaggtcgaggtcgctccCCAGGGCGAGGTCCCCGTCACTATCGTTGATAAGGATCCCCTCATCATCAGGGGTCTCGTCGTTGTTCCCGCCGGTACCGCTGTCGAGGAGATTGTTCCCGCTGTGGCCcctgtcgaggaggccgcacCCAGGGCGGAGGAGGTTGTGGTCGAGGCCACGCCTGCTGCCGTCGAGGCGACCGTCGCCGCGGAGGCTGTGgaggtcgtcgctgccgctgagGAGGTCGCccccaaggtcgaggccgtcgcccccgccgagaCTGTGGTCGAGGCCTCTCCCGCGCCCGTTGAGGCCGCTCCTGCCACTGTCGAGGCTACCCCTGCCACCGTCGAGGCCGCTCCTGCCCCTGTCGAGGCCACCCCGGCCGCTGTCGAGGCCACTCCCGCCCCTGTCGAGGCTActcctgccgccgtcgaggccgttcCTGCCGTTGAGGAGGTCGCCCCTAAGACCGAGACGGTCGCCCCCGTCGAGGTCATCATCAAGCCGGAGGTCGTTCCGGAGGCTGAGGCTCCCGTTGTCGCCACTATCACGGAGCCCGTTGAGGtcatcggcctcgaggtcgccccTGCCGACGCTGTTGTCGAGGAGATTACTCCTGCTGCGGCTAccgccaaggaggtcgtcgaaGTGGAgcctgtcgtcgctgtggcCACGCCAGCTCCTGTCGAGATCGTGGAGGCCGCCcctgccgtcgaggaggtcgccaagATCGCTGCCACCCCTGCGCCTGCTGAGGTTGTGGTTGCCGAGACCATCGTCGAGGCCGCACCTATCGCTCCCGTCACccctgtcgccgccgtcgtcgaggcccccgcccccgccgtcgtcgagactgccgcccccgccgtcgtcgagactGCCCCCGCCGTTGAGGCCCCTGCCATCGTCGACGCCCCTGCTGTCGTCGAGACCCCTGCGGTCGAGACCCCTGCCGTGGTCGAGGCTcccaccgtcgtcgagaaggtcgagaaggtcgaggcTGTGGAggcccccgccgctgtcgtcgacacTCACGCCGTTGCTGAGACTCCggctgctgtcgtcgagacccccgtcgctgtcgagaaggctgttgtcgtcgaggctcccgctgccgctgtcgaggcTCCTATCGTCACTGAGGTCGCTCCCGCCGTTGTCGAGAcccccgctgccgtcgtcgtcgagaccCCCATCGCTGTCGAGACcgctgttgttgtcgaggctCCCGCACCCGTCGCTGATACCCCCGTCGAGGTTCCCGCCGCTGTCGAGTCCCCCATTGTGGCCGAGACGGTGGAAGTTGTGGAGGTccctgtcgccgtcgaggtcccCGTCACCATCGAGGCCCCCGTTGCGGTCGAggcccccgtcgccgtcgaagcccccgtcgccgtcgaagcccccgtcgccgtcgaagCCCCCGTTGTCGTTGAGGCCCCTGTGGTTGTTGAGGCTCCCGCTGTGGTCGAGACCGCCATCGCTGCGGAGGCCTCCCCTACTGTCGTCGATGCTCCTGCGGCTATCGAGACTCCGGCTGTTGTTGAAGCACCTGCTCATATCGTTGAGGCCGCGGTTGTTGCCGAGACCCCGGCTGCCGTGGAGACCCCAGCTGTCGTTGACCCGGTGATCGCCGTTGAGACGCCCGTTGCCCCTGCGGTCGAAGTTGATGTCGCTCCTAAGGCCGAGACGGAGGTCGTTCCCGAAGTCATCAAAGCTGGGATCACCcccgcccctgccgccgtccAGGAGCctgcggtggtggaggctgTTGAGGTCGCCCCCGTTGCCCCTGTTGTCGAGGCCTccgtcgaggctgtcgagACCCCCGTCGTTGCTGAGATCGCAGTTGTCGCTCCCGTCGaagtcgccgccgttgagCCTCCCCCCGTCGAGGCCACtcctgtcgtcgaggaggccccTGCTGCTGAGGTTGAGGCCGTCAAGATTGTCGAATCCGTCACCCCTGTTGTCGAGGCCGCTCAAGTCCCCGAGGTCTCGGCCCCCGCTGCTGaggctgtcgccgtcgaggccccAGTCGAGGCTGAGGTTGCACCCGTCGTCCAGGCCGAGGTTGTCGCTGACAAGGTTGTTGTGGAGGCCCCTGCGGAGGTCGTTGCCGCCCCTGTCCCCGTTGAGaccgaggtcgccgttgccgttgaggcccccgccgccgtcgaggcccccgtcgtcgtcgaaaCCCCTGCCGTTGTGGAGACCCCtgccgccacccccgccgtcgttgaGGAGGCCAAGACTGTTGCCCCTGAGGGGCCCGCGCccgtcaaggaggaggctgcccctgtcgcccccgccgcccccgtcgtTGCCGAGCCTGAGGCCATCAAGATTGAGGCTCCTGCCCCCACTGAGACGACGGTTGTTGTTCAGgaggtcgcggccgaggaggctgctCCTGCCCCCGTGGAGGTgcctgctgccgccactgAGACCATCGAGGCGGAGGTGAAGGCCCTTCCCGTCCCTGTCGAGGCTGTCGCTGTCCCCGTGGAGGTGGTCACTGCCCCTGTGGAGACCGTCAAGACCGAAGTCGAAGTCGCCCCGGCCCCTGTTGAGACTGTCGCCATCCCTGTTGACACCGTCGCTGCCCCCGCAGAGCCTGTTGTCGCCAAGGACCTCCCCAAGGTTgaggctgaggccgaggccgtggtTGCCCCCGTCGAGCCCCAGGTCGTTCCTGAAGTCGCCCCGGTCGCCCCTGCCGAGGTCGCTCCCGTGGCTGAGGTTGAGGCTGCTAAGGCTGCACCCACTGAGACTacctcggccgccacggTTGAGGAGATGGTTGTCCCCGTCGAGGAAGTCGCTGTTcctgtcgaggaggccgccacCCCTGTGGAGACCGTCGAGGTccccgccgtcctcgacgtcgagcccgtcgccatcgtcgaggTTCAGCCCACCGTCGTCAACGAGAcgcctgcccccgccgccgaggttgtcACTGCCGTTGTCAAGGCTGTGGTTGCTGATGCTGCCCCGGTCGTTGAGGCTGCGCCCGTTGTCGAGGCCATCGTGGTTGCCGAGcccgccaaggtcgaggtcgtggaGATCACtcctgtcgtcgccgctcccGTCGAGGTTGTGCCTATTGAGGTCagccccgccgtcgtccccgctGTCGAGGCCGCCCCCATCGTCGAGGCCACCCCCGTCGTTGAGGTCACTCCCATCATCGAGGCCAGCCCCGTTGTCGAGAccgtccccgtcgtcgagaccGCCCCCGTCGTGGAggtggtcgccgaggccgtttccgtcaccgaggccgtgcccgtcgtcgacaccgtGGAGGTGAAGGCGCCTGTCGAGGAGACCAAGGTCGAGACTATCGCCGAGGTTTCGCCCGCTCAAGAGGAGGCTACGAAGGAGGCGCCCGTTGTGGTCGCTGAGCCTATCGCCGAGCAGGTCATCGCCTCTACCGCTGAGGTGGTCGCCCCTGTTCCCGCTGCTGTCGAAGTCGCTCCCATTGAGGCGGAGCCCGTGACTGCCGCTCCCATCGAGGttgtggccgtcgtcgccgacgctgagcCTATCCCTGAGGCCGTTACCGAGGTCCCGGTCGCCGTTGAGGTCTCGGCTCCTGTCGCtgtggtcgaggtcgagcccaCTCCTGTGGCCATCGAGGCTGTTGCTGCCGTCGAAGTGACTGTCGAGGCCCCAGCCGTGCCTGAGGTGGTCGAGGCTGCCAAGCCcgtggccgaggtcgaggtcgccatcgccgagcCTGTTGCTccggtcgtcgaggtcgccacTCCTGCCGTTGAAACTACCACTCCAGTTGAGACTCCCGCCGCTGTTGCGGAGGCCGCCGCTCCCGTGGAAGCGGTCGTCGCTCCCGTGGCGGAGGCCGCCACCCCTGCCCCCGCACCTGTCGCTGAGGTCATCGCCCCCGTTGTTgaggccgtcgcccccgtcgtcgagactGCCGCTCCCGTTGAGGCCCCCGCACCCACCGTTGAGGCCCCTGCTAAGGCCGCCGTCGTTTCGACGGAGTCCGTCGTGGAGGCTGCTCCGGCCCCTGTTCCGGAGGCCGTTGTGgcggcgcccgagcccgTTGCTGAGGTCAAGTCTGAGGCTCCTGTCGCCGAGACTCAGACGCCCGTGGAGgttgtcgccgaggtcgtcgaggaggtaaAGGCTGTTACTGAGGTGGAGAAGCCCGCCAAGGTCCCTGCCCCGGCCCCCGCCACGGAGGCGGTGGTCGAGTCTACCCCCGCTcccaaggaggtcgaggtcgagaaaCCAGTGATCGCCGATGCCGTCCCTGCCGTCGAGGCCCCCAAGGCCGTCGAAGTTGAGACCACCCCCATCGTTGAGACCGCCCCGGCTGTTCTCGAGAAggctgtcgtcgcccccGCTGTTGTGGAGGCCACGCCCGTCGCGGaagtcgccgtcgttgaGGAGGTCGCTCCTACCGTTGAGGAGGTCGCTCCTGCCCCCGCCTCGGAGGAAGCTGCTCTCGTCACTGAGaaggtcgtcaaggtcgaggagcccAAGCAAGAGGCTGCCGCTCAAGAGAttgtcgaggtcaaggtggAGACACCCGCCACCCctgtcgccgaggctgtGATCGCTGAGACCCCCATCGATGTCGAGGTTGCTCGCGCAGCGGAGTCGATTGTGGAGGTTCAGCAGCCCGTGGTGGAGggccccgtcgccgaggttgagccCGTGATTGACACTGCCCCCGCGGCAGAGGTTGTCATCGTGGCTACTcccgtcctcgaggccgttccggagcccgtcgccgtcgtggagGCCACTCCTATCGCCGAGCCAACGCCCGTGGCCGAGACCGCGGCccctgtcgtcgaggccgctgTCCCTGTCGTTGAGGTCGCCGCCCCTGTCGTTGAGGCCGCCCccgttgtcgaggtcgctcCCGTCGCGGAGGTCGCCCccgttgtcgaggtcgccccCAGTGTGGAAaccgccgaggtggccgctACCGTTGCTGAGGCTGTCGCCGCAACCCCTGTCGCCGCTCCCGTCGAATCGACGCCCGCATCTGTTGAAGCCACTCCTGCCCCCGTTGTCGAGGCAGAGGTTCAGCCTGCTCCGGTCGCTGTTCAGGAGCCGGTGgtggaggtcgtcgccgtccctGTCCAGCCCGAGATTGCCACTTCCACcgttgtcgaggaggccaagcccgAGATTGCCCCTGCTGGGGTGATCGATGAGCCCAAGGTCGAGGCTATCGCCGAGCCCGTTGTGGCCGCCCCAGCTGAGcccgctgccactgctgctgggcctgtTGTCGCTGCTTCCGAGCCTGCCGTtaccgtcgccgagcccgtcgctgcccttgccgagcCCGTCACTGCCCCCGCCGAGCCtgtcgccaccgtcgccgagcctgtcgccaccgtcgccgaggtcgttgtccccgccgccgagcccgaggtccCCGTTCTCGAGACCAAGGAGGTTcctgtcgtcgaggctgtTACCCCTGAGGCCAACGTCGAGGCTGAGGTTACTCCCGCTCCCACTGCCGAGCCCGTGGCCCCCGTTGTCGAGGCCGCACCTGTCGCCGTGGTCGCTCCCGTCCAGGCTGCCCCCGTCGTTGAGGCTGCTCCTGCCGTCGAGACTGTTCCTGTTGTGGACGCTCCTGTTGTCCCTGCTCCTGCTGTGACCGAGACTCCTGGCGTGGAGGTCGCTaccaccgccgtcgaggtcgccacTCCCGCCGTCGAAGTCGCTACTCCCGCCGCTGAGGTCGCTACCCCTGCCGCCGAGATCGCTGTTCCCGCCACAGTTGAGGAGGTCAAGCCGGTTGCCGAGACCGTCCCTGTCGTTGCCGAGGCTGAGACCGCGGTCGTTGCTGAAGTCATCGCCGAGActcccgctgctgctcccgtTCAGGAGGTTGCTGCTGTTGAGgaggtcgccgctgctcctgctcAGGTTGAGCAGGCCCCTATCGAGGAGGTGACCATTGCCACTACCGAGCCGGTTGTCGAGGCTCCCAAGGAGGTTGCggaggagatcaaggaggaggtCAACGAAGTCGTCAAAGAGGAGATCAAGGAagaggtcaaggaggagatcAAGGACGAGGTTAAG CCTGAGGTCCCTgccgtggtcgaggaggccgtcactgctcctgctgccgaggtcgaggacgttACCCCGGCCCCCGTTGTCGAGACCGTTCAGACTGTCGCCGAGGTTGTCGTTGAGGCTCCGGCTGCCGTGGAGACTGTTGCTGTCCCCGAGCCTGTTGCggagcttgtcgtcgtcgccgcccctgttgacaccaaggaggaggttgTTGAGGTTACCCCTAAGGAGGTGACCCCCAAGGCGGTCGCTACGGAGGAGATagccgcccccgcgccagccgtggttgccgaggagaag GTGGctgaggccgtcgccgttgttGAGGAGCCTGTGGTGAAGGCCGAGCCTgcctccgcccccgccgctgttGAGGCGGAGGTGGTCCCTGTGGCTGCCGTCGCTGAggttgtcgctgtcgccccCGCTGTCGTGGAGGCCATCACCGTCACTGAGGCTcccgtcgctgtcgagaCTCCCGCCGTCGTTGAGGCTGAGGTCATCGCCCCGGCTCCCGTTGTTGTCGAGAAGGAGGTTATCACCGAGGCCCCGGCTGTTGTTGAGGCGGAGGTCATCGCCCCCGTTCCCGTAAAGGAGGCTGAGGTCGCTACTCCTGCCCCTGCGATGGTTGAGGCTGAGGTTGCCCCCGTCGAGCCCCcggttgtcgtcgaggcctctgttgttgtcgacaccgagcccgtcgccgtggAGGAGCCTGTTGTCGCCACCCCtgcccccgtcgccgaggttgcGACTGTCGcggaggccgtcgccgtccctGAGGTCGTTGAGGAGGCCACCGTCGCGGAGACCGTTGAGGACCTTCCCGTCCAGGAGGTGCCTCAGGAGGTTGCTGTCGATGAGCCGGTCGCCAATATCGTCCAGGAGTCCCTCATCGCTGAcgacaaggaggtcgaggagcccCAGCAGATCAGCAccatcgccgaggtcgaggtcgaggagatCACCACCCCCGTGGAGACCGTTTCCGAGGTTATCGCGCCCGTTGAGGAGGTCAAGACTGTCAAGGCTTCGGCTCCTGTCGTTGCAGAG GTCGTTGAGGTCAAGGAAgttgtcgccgaggctgctCCTGTTGTCGAAGCCACgcctgtcgtcgaggccgctcCTGCCACCGAGGTTGCTCCTGTTGTCGAGGCCGCTCCGGCCCAGGACACCGCTCCTGTTGCTGAGTctgccgcggccgacgtcgtTGCCCCTGTGGAGGCTGCCACTGTTCCAGAGCCTGTGGTTGAGCAGGTGAAGGAggttgtcgccgaggccaccgcCCCCGTtgccgagatcaaggagcCGGAGAACACGACCCAGACCCCGCCCAACACCGCCATCCCCGAGTTCATCAAGGCggaggccgctgccgagcagatccaggccgccgccgccgcccccgtcgccgctgaggtgaaggaggtcgtcgaggaggccgttGCCCCGGCTGCTGCCCCCACCGAGGTCGTTCAAGAGACCGTGAAGGAGGCCGCTCCTAAGGTGACTGCCCCCGTGGTTGTTGCTGAGGTTGTGGAGGAGCCCGTTGTCAaggctgtcgtcgtcgaggcgcctGCCCCGGTTGCTGAGACCATGGTCGAGATGACCGTGGTCGAGATCGTTCCGGTCgctgtcgaggccgccgccccggtcgctgtcgaggtcgccgctcCCGTCGTtatcgctgctgctgtcgagGCTGTTGTTGAGGCGCCTGTCGAGCCTatcgccgagcccgtcgtcgagcaggtcaaggAGGCTGTTCCGGAGGCCGTCGCTGCCCCCGAGCCCACTACCCCAGAgccggtcgtcgagcagcccATTGTCGAGAAGGCGCCTGTCAAGGAGATCCCCGTTGAGgtcgccgctgtcgaggtcgccccTGTTGAGGTCGCCCCTGTCGAGGTCACCCCCATCGAGCCCATCGTCCAGGAGCCTGTCGTTCAAGAGGCCGCTCCTGTCAAGGTGGAAGAGGTCGCTCCTGTGAAGGAGGAGGTCGCTCctgccaaggtcgaggaggttcctgccaaggtcgaggaggttcccgtcaaggtcgaggcccccgtcgctgtcgccgagcagcctgtcgccgaggcgccagtCGTTGTGGCGGAGGTTGTTGTCCCCGCCGTTGTCGACACCCCagccgccaaggaggtcgtcCCGGAAGTTGCAGCCACTGAACCTGCCGCCGTTGTCATCGAGGAGCCTgttgacaatgtcgtcgaggagattgccgccACCATCATGGTCGATGAGCCCGTCGtgaaggtcgaggaggctcAGCCCGCTCCCGAGGTTGTGAccaaggaggtcgtcgcggaggAGCCCGTGAAGGTTGCCCCTTCTGAGGaggccgtcgttgtcgctgccgTTCAGgaggctgtcgtcgccgaggccgctcaGGAGCCTGTCGCCGCTCAGGAGCCTGTCGGCGCTCAGGAGCCCGTCAAGGTCGTTGCCGAGGAGCCCatcaaggtcgtcgccgaagaGGCCGTCAAGGTCGCTGTGGTCGAGGagcccgtcgctgccgttgaagagcccgtcgccgtcgccgccgtcgtcgagcccgtcgctGTGGCCGAGCCCGTCAAGGAGGTTGTTGTCGATGAGCCCGTCAAGGTTGAGGAGCCCGTCGTCTCCTCCACCACCGAGGAgcctgccgtcgtcgtccccgtcgtcgttgccgccgaggagcccgccaaggaggtcgcTGTCAAGGAgaccgtcgtcgaggagcctATTGTCaaggcggccgtcgaggagcccgTGATCCCCGCCACCGAgcccgtggtggtggctgctgtCCCCGAGcctgtcgaggaggtcaacgTCGCTGTCCCGGAgcctgtcgtcgaggccgttcAGGAGCCTGTCGCTGCTCCTGTTGCTGAGGCCCCCGAGGTCCCagagcccgtcgtcgaggtcgccgcgcccATTGTCGAGAAGGCCGCTGAGCCCATCGtgaaggtcgtcgaggaggtcgctcCTGTGGCTGTTGagtccgccgtcgcccctGTCGTCCAGGCCATCCCggagcccgtcgccgcccccgtcaTTGAGCCCGTCGCTGCTCCCGTTGTTGAGGCTGtggccgagcccgtcgtcgagccggccgtgactcccgccgtcgagccTGTTGTCGCTACTGAAGCCCCCAAGGAggtcgccgccaaggaggtccCCAAgactgccgaggccgacgtcaCCGTCGAGTCCGCGATTGCTCAGGCTATCGAGGAGTCGCATGCT CCTGCTACAGATGCACCTGCCCCACCTGTTCCCCAAGCTGAAGAGGTTGCTGTTGCGGCTGAAGTTGTTCCCGAGCCCCAagtcgtcgcccccgcccccgcccccgccgtccaAGAGGCCGAAGAGCCTACGGTTGAGGAAGTTGTTCCGGTCGAAgagcccaaggccgacgccccTGTCACCCAAGACGTCAACATCACCGCTGAGGAGGCTGCGGTCTTCACCGCTACCCTGAGCGAGGTCGCTcccgaggctgaggccaCCGAGCCCGCCTCCGAGGGGGACGCGCCCAAGGTTGGCAATAACGGCAAGGTAAAGCACGACAAGAAGAAGTCGGAGGCGAGTCGTCCTGGCACCTGCCGGATTCTATGA